In Deinococcus taeanensis, one DNA window encodes the following:
- a CDS encoding PAS domain S-box protein, with translation MLPTARLSHSANPLTPIGFELLCQAAHHAPELTLLLNAQHHIQYANPAVQNALGSLPTGWAAYSLIHLEDRAALALQVRHLQAGQTAELPTFRVQHTSGRWVWLTGRVTHFLENPHVQALLIHLRPASRSQDLHRAALARISRALSATYDVSEVVDAALNEGLSAMEAAAGGIYLLRPDGQVLDLIGHAGYTDAAISGWEQFPVTLRTPVTDAIRERRPIFLRDSEFRAQYAHMYEVHARTFQSAAALPLMVGANVIGAISLAFHDDRHFEPGEQEFLLTVADQCAPALDRSRLYHDLQREQDWYRTVTRNASDIVTVLSEQGVIAYESGAVERVLGYSPTELLGRNAFELVHPDDHAPVQHALARLAPDGGPITATYRIQHRDGHWVWMESLGVDLRHHPHVRGLLINSRDITARTLAQLEQAQTRQALEVSERNFRRLADNSSDLVRQYAVDGKVEYCSPSAWDLLGYQPDELLNSDPLHVVHAEDQPALRDAFLRRFTPEFEREKFEYRLRHRNGSDVWVETSFKALRDPVTNEITGFIGTTHEINQRKFADLKLRAQLERYQHLLNFTVSLEQLHSPVDLATEALRQCLNLTEYDYGYAFEYSERTVRFLAKAGDPPLPGASEEALYDLPFAASIRRALRRNEAYFLEETRAVFDPPEPLPRKRWVSLCVLPITRQGELVAILAFGTDQGITTSPGTRQLLSNVSARLSHALERQHHLAQLNTSREETLRALGLALEYRDYETKGHTDRVVTLTEQLGQALGFTGHDLDALRWGAFLHDTGKVAIPDAILLKPGQLDPHEWAVIKRHPSIGYEMLHHIPSLPPGTLEVVLYHQERWNGSGYPRGLAGTDIPLAARVFAVVDVYDALTSERPYKTAWTHQDAAAQLRREAGVLLDARVVDAFLQLPVFGEAQQAHNHDRHSP, from the coding sequence ATGTTGCCCACTGCTCGACTTTCCCACAGTGCCAACCCGCTCACCCCAATCGGGTTCGAGCTGCTGTGCCAGGCGGCCCATCACGCTCCGGAGCTTACACTCCTGTTAAACGCTCAGCACCATATCCAATACGCCAACCCGGCGGTGCAGAACGCCCTGGGGTCGCTGCCCACCGGCTGGGCGGCGTACAGCCTGATCCATCTGGAGGACCGCGCCGCGCTCGCCCTGCAGGTCAGGCACCTTCAGGCCGGTCAGACCGCCGAACTGCCCACCTTCCGCGTTCAACACACCAGTGGACGCTGGGTGTGGCTGACAGGCCGAGTCACCCATTTCCTGGAGAACCCCCATGTTCAGGCCCTGCTGATTCATCTGCGGCCGGCCAGCCGCTCGCAGGACCTGCACCGCGCAGCGCTGGCCCGCATCAGCCGGGCCCTGAGCGCCACCTATGACGTCTCGGAGGTGGTTGACGCGGCGCTTAACGAGGGTTTAAGTGCCATGGAGGCCGCCGCGGGGGGAATTTACCTGTTGCGGCCTGACGGACAGGTGCTTGACCTGATCGGGCACGCGGGTTACACCGACGCGGCGATCAGCGGCTGGGAGCAGTTTCCCGTCACGCTCCGGACGCCGGTTACTGACGCCATCCGCGAGCGGCGTCCCATTTTCCTCAGGGATTCGGAGTTCCGGGCGCAGTACGCTCACATGTACGAGGTTCATGCACGGACATTTCAGAGCGCGGCGGCGCTGCCGCTCATGGTTGGCGCGAACGTCATCGGGGCCATCTCACTGGCCTTTCACGATGACCGGCACTTTGAACCCGGCGAGCAGGAGTTCCTGCTGACCGTCGCCGATCAGTGTGCGCCCGCCCTCGACCGCAGCCGGCTGTACCACGACCTACAGCGGGAACAGGACTGGTACCGCACGGTCACGCGCAACGCCTCCGATATCGTGACGGTCCTCAGCGAGCAGGGGGTCATCGCTTATGAAAGCGGCGCCGTCGAGCGCGTTCTCGGGTATTCCCCGACGGAGCTTCTGGGCCGGAACGCGTTCGAACTGGTTCATCCTGACGACCACGCGCCGGTCCAGCACGCCCTGGCGCGCCTGGCCCCGGACGGGGGCCCGATCACGGCAACCTACCGGATTCAGCACCGGGACGGGCACTGGGTCTGGATGGAAAGTCTCGGCGTGGACCTGCGGCACCACCCGCACGTCCGCGGCCTGCTGATCAACTCGAGGGACATCACCGCCCGAACGCTCGCCCAGCTGGAGCAGGCGCAGACGCGGCAGGCCCTGGAGGTCAGTGAACGTAACTTCAGGCGACTGGCGGACAACTCCAGCGATCTCGTGCGGCAGTACGCCGTTGACGGGAAGGTTGAGTACTGCTCTCCTTCCGCCTGGGATCTGCTGGGGTACCAACCGGACGAGCTGCTCAATTCAGATCCCCTGCATGTTGTTCACGCCGAGGATCAGCCTGCTCTGCGCGACGCCTTTCTTCGCCGGTTCACGCCAGAGTTTGAACGCGAGAAGTTCGAGTACCGGCTGCGCCACAGGAACGGCTCTGACGTCTGGGTGGAGACGTCCTTCAAGGCCCTGCGGGACCCGGTGACAAACGAGATTACCGGGTTTATCGGAACGACCCACGAGATCAATCAGCGGAAGTTCGCCGACTTGAAACTCCGCGCACAGCTCGAACGCTATCAGCATCTGCTGAACTTCACCGTTTCTCTCGAGCAGCTGCATTCGCCGGTGGACCTGGCCACCGAGGCACTTCGTCAATGCCTGAATCTCACCGAGTACGACTACGGGTACGCCTTCGAATATTCAGAACGGACCGTGCGGTTCCTGGCCAAAGCTGGTGACCCGCCCCTCCCCGGGGCATCCGAGGAAGCCCTCTACGATCTGCCGTTCGCAGCGTCCATCCGCCGGGCTTTAAGGAGGAACGAGGCGTACTTCCTGGAAGAAACCCGGGCGGTGTTCGATCCACCCGAACCTCTGCCCCGCAAGCGCTGGGTGTCCCTGTGCGTGCTGCCCATCACCAGACAGGGTGAACTTGTGGCGATTCTTGCTTTCGGCACCGATCAGGGCATCACCACCAGCCCCGGAACCCGGCAGCTCCTGAGTAACGTCAGTGCCCGGCTGAGCCACGCCCTGGAACGCCAGCACCACCTGGCGCAACTCAACACGTCGCGGGAGGAGACGCTGCGGGCATTGGGGCTGGCACTGGAGTACCGGGACTACGAAACCAAAGGGCACACCGACCGCGTCGTCACCCTCACCGAGCAGCTCGGTCAGGCCCTCGGCTTTACCGGCCACGACCTCGACGCCCTGCGCTGGGGGGCCTTCCTGCACGACACCGGCAAGGTCGCCATCCCCGACGCCATCCTCCTCAAACCCGGCCAGCTCGATCCCCATGAATGGGCCGTCATCAAACGCCACCCGAGTATCGGCTACGAAATGCTGCACCACATCCCCTCCCTCCCGCCAGGCACCCTCGAAGTCGTCCTGTACCACCAGGAACGCTGGAACGGCAGCGGCTACCCCCGCGGCCTCGCCGGCACCGACATTCCCCTCGCCGCCCGCGT
- a CDS encoding response regulator — translation MPSGAHETLSLMVVDDHEPDRMLVEEAFALLPYPVRIYCCSTGPEALAWLRDPARPRPDVILLDLNMPLMTGFDVLQAIRDDPALSAQPVVILSTSDVPDDIRRAYHLRAGAYCVKRVDFAGLLQQVEAMVRFWQHARFPHWPAGQTAGASEA, via the coding sequence ATGCCAAGCGGTGCGCACGAGACCCTCTCCCTGATGGTGGTTGATGATCATGAACCCGACCGGATGCTGGTCGAGGAAGCCTTCGCGCTCCTGCCCTATCCGGTCAGGATTTACTGCTGTTCGACCGGGCCCGAAGCGCTGGCGTGGTTGCGCGACCCTGCCCGGCCGCGGCCGGACGTGATCCTGCTGGACCTGAACATGCCACTCATGACGGGGTTTGACGTCCTTCAGGCGATTCGCGATGATCCGGCCCTGAGCGCGCAGCCGGTGGTGATTCTGTCGACTTCGGACGTCCCGGACGACATCCGGCGGGCGTACCACCTCCGGGCCGGGGCGTACTGTGTCAAACGGGTGGACTTTGCGGGGCTCCTCCAGCAGGTGGAAGCGATGGTGCGCTTCTGGCAGCATGCCCGGTTCCCTCACTGGCCTGCGGGTCAGACAGCCGGCGCGTCCGAGGCGTGA
- a CDS encoding response regulator — translation MTVPRRFLLIDDNPHDQLLAREAFAELCPDCHLTSASDGPQALEILQTTDDLPEVILLDINMPLMNGFEVLQALKTDTRLAPIPVVMMSTSGAPEDVTAAYTLYASSYLVKAQDFPAFVNQIECFLRYWAHCRTIHA, via the coding sequence ATGACGGTTCCCCGGCGCTTTCTTCTCATTGACGACAACCCCCACGATCAGTTGCTCGCCAGAGAGGCATTCGCGGAACTCTGCCCCGACTGTCACCTTACCTCTGCCAGCGACGGCCCTCAAGCACTCGAAATCCTCCAGACCACCGACGACCTGCCGGAAGTCATCCTGCTGGACATCAACATGCCCCTGATGAACGGTTTCGAAGTCCTGCAGGCCCTGAAGACTGACACCCGGCTGGCCCCTATTCCCGTCGTGATGATGAGCACCTCCGGCGCCCCTGAGGACGTGACGGCCGCCTACACCCTCTATGCCAGTTCATACCTGGTCAAAGCCCAGGACTTCCCCGCCTTCGTGAACCAGATCGAGTGCTTTCTGCGCTACTGGGCCCACTGCCGGACCATTCACGCCTGA
- a CDS encoding PAS domain-containing protein — MPDVPFSIPGAAGEFLQTLIHTSSAGAALFDRKIHYLALNATHALANGRHVEEHAGQSLETMAPSLAFPLTRLLRKVFEEGQALQGQRVIRDVPGQPGQLQTWTVDLLPVPGASGEVAAACVLFTPADLRSAQAPNHVPERLWDLTLTLPRAQSVEAVVNAVMEEAVPLTGAVAAGMSLLNEERTALKVLGATGYDASTLHAWPSVPLTLNIPATTAVNEARTLFLTESDLRSLYPDLAVAPTYAGMAHVALPLVDDDTVLGCLTLAFPNRSPFTPSEQRVMTALAATCAGTITALHRRAAEQAARQELERTAAFLNSVMNGAPSGIAFVDLKLRFIQVNAAFAEQTGHPVTAHPGARWGDVVPGWAAITQALAITRQTRQGSRQTVTASRPGGAGDQVMEMEVTPVLTLRGELLALKCSVTPLSVAAQETQPSLP, encoded by the coding sequence GTGCCTGACGTTCCCTTCTCAATTCCCGGTGCTGCGGGTGAGTTCCTCCAAACCCTGATCCACACGTCATCCGCCGGGGCCGCGCTGTTCGACCGGAAGATCCACTACCTGGCCCTCAACGCCACCCACGCCCTGGCCAACGGGCGGCACGTGGAGGAACACGCCGGGCAGAGCCTCGAAACCATGGCGCCCAGCCTCGCCTTTCCCCTGACTCGCCTGCTCCGGAAGGTCTTCGAGGAAGGACAGGCCCTTCAGGGTCAACGGGTGATCCGGGATGTTCCCGGGCAGCCAGGCCAGCTGCAGACCTGGACGGTGGACCTTCTTCCCGTGCCCGGGGCGTCGGGGGAGGTGGCGGCCGCCTGCGTCCTGTTCACTCCGGCCGACCTCCGCAGCGCGCAGGCCCCCAACCATGTTCCTGAGCGGCTGTGGGACCTGACCCTGACGCTCCCCCGGGCGCAGTCCGTGGAGGCCGTCGTGAACGCCGTCATGGAGGAAGCGGTGCCGTTGACCGGCGCGGTGGCTGCGGGTATGAGCCTGCTGAATGAGGAGCGCACGGCCCTGAAGGTTCTTGGTGCCACGGGGTACGACGCATCCACCCTGCACGCCTGGCCGTCTGTGCCCCTCACGCTGAACATCCCTGCGACCACCGCGGTGAACGAGGCCCGGACGCTGTTTCTGACCGAATCTGACCTTCGGTCTCTTTACCCGGACCTCGCCGTGGCGCCCACGTACGCCGGCATGGCCCACGTCGCCTTGCCCCTCGTGGATGACGACACCGTTCTGGGGTGCCTTACCCTCGCCTTTCCGAACCGCTCCCCGTTCACGCCATCGGAACAGCGGGTCATGACCGCACTGGCCGCCACGTGCGCCGGCACCATCACGGCGCTCCACCGCCGCGCCGCGGAGCAGGCTGCCCGGCAGGAGCTTGAGCGCACAGCGGCCTTTCTGAACAGCGTGATGAACGGCGCCCCCAGTGGAATCGCGTTCGTGGATCTCAAGTTGCGCTTCATTCAGGTCAACGCGGCCTTCGCTGAACAGACCGGCCACCCCGTGACCGCCCATCCAGGCGCACGATGGGGTGATGTCGTCCCCGGCTGGGCAGCGATTACGCAGGCCCTGGCCATCACCCGGCAGACCAGACAGGGCTCACGGCAGACGGTCACCGCGTCCCGCCCTGGCGGTGCGGGCGATCAGGTGATGGAGATGGAGGTTACGCCGGTCCTGACGCTGCGGGGTGAGCTGCTGGCCCTCAAGTGCAGCGTGACCCCCCTGTCCGTTGCCGCCCAGGAAACCCAGCCGTCACTTCCCTAG
- a CDS encoding GNAT family N-acetyltransferase codes for MPSAPVLHTERLLLRGHQESDLDDCAALWSDPDVTRYTTGAPLTRQEVWTRLLRHPGHWALFGFGYWLAFERTSGRFVGEVGTARFKRDLLTGRPALDAVPEAGWVLMPWCHGQGFASEAVRAVLDWRDTALGPGRTFCIIQPENAPSLRLAARVGFQVDETVRHAGRDWQVLIRHT; via the coding sequence ATGCCTTCTGCGCCTGTTCTGCACACCGAACGCCTGCTCCTGCGCGGACATCAGGAAAGCGATCTTGACGATTGCGCGGCCTTATGGAGTGATCCGGACGTCACGCGGTACACCACGGGTGCGCCCCTCACCCGGCAGGAAGTCTGGACGCGGCTTCTGCGGCACCCGGGTCACTGGGCGCTGTTTGGCTTCGGGTACTGGCTCGCCTTCGAACGGACCTCCGGCCGGTTTGTGGGCGAGGTGGGCACCGCCCGGTTCAAGCGGGACCTGCTGACCGGCCGGCCCGCCCTGGACGCCGTGCCGGAGGCCGGATGGGTCCTCATGCCCTGGTGCCACGGGCAGGGCTTCGCCTCGGAGGCGGTCCGGGCCGTTCTCGACTGGCGTGACACGGCGCTGGGGCCAGGCCGGACCTTCTGCATCATTCAGCCGGAGAACGCACCGTCCCTGCGGCTGGCGGCCAGGGTCGGGTTTCAGGTTGACGAGACGGTCAGGCATGCAGGTCGGGACTGGCAGGTGCTGATCCGGCACACCTGA
- a CDS encoding MerR family transcriptional regulator: METLRIGQLAKATGVSVRAIRHYDQLGLLTSSREDNRYRAFHPEDIDRVRLIQLFLSVGFKLDEVRRWSPCFGGGFRPDDLPLEEMTAFYLRKVAVLDTQIASLQRLRDKLAAEASSFGAPVRSGQR, from the coding sequence GTGGAGACCCTGCGTATCGGTCAGCTGGCGAAGGCCACCGGCGTCAGTGTCCGGGCAATCCGGCACTACGATCAGCTGGGGCTCCTCACCTCCTCACGCGAGGACAACCGCTACCGTGCGTTCCACCCGGAGGACATCGACCGGGTGCGGTTGATTCAGCTGTTCCTCAGCGTCGGTTTCAAGCTTGACGAGGTGCGGCGGTGGTCGCCGTGTTTTGGCGGTGGCTTCCGGCCAGACGACCTTCCCCTCGAGGAAATGACCGCCTTCTACCTGCGCAAGGTCGCCGTCCTGGACACGCAGATCGCCTCGCTGCAGCGGCTGCGGGACAAACTCGCCGCAGAAGCCAGCTCGTTTGGCGCTCCGGTCCGGTCCGGCCAGCGCTGA
- a CDS encoding MBL fold metallo-hydrolase, producing the protein MRLQLIRNATLRLTYAGQTLLIDPSLAELHSQPALAGRSLNPTVPLPMPAQDVIQGVELVLVSHLHRDHIDLAPPQLPTSLPVVAQPHDEAALHDAGFTAVLPLHGELSWRGLHITRTAGQHGTGPVGQAMGKVCGFVLRAEGEPTVYIAGDTIWTDEVRAVIGTHHPDVIVTNSGGAQFQGTLIIMDTEQTLAVAAAAPQATVIAVHLEAYDHMTVTRDALRAAAGQAGLDGQLLVPDDGAVIDLH; encoded by the coding sequence ATGCGCCTTCAACTGATCCGGAACGCCACACTGCGCCTCACCTACGCGGGACAGACCCTTCTGATCGACCCGTCCCTCGCCGAACTGCACAGCCAGCCGGCCCTCGCCGGGCGCAGCCTCAACCCCACGGTTCCACTGCCCATGCCCGCCCAGGACGTCATTCAAGGAGTGGAACTCGTGCTGGTGTCGCATCTGCACCGCGACCATATCGATCTGGCGCCCCCGCAGCTTCCCACCAGCCTGCCGGTGGTGGCTCAACCGCACGACGAAGCCGCGCTGCATGACGCCGGCTTCACGGCCGTTCTTCCGCTGCACGGGGAGTTAAGCTGGCGGGGTCTTCACATCACGCGGACCGCTGGGCAGCACGGCACCGGCCCGGTCGGCCAGGCCATGGGAAAGGTGTGCGGGTTTGTGTTGCGCGCCGAGGGCGAACCGACCGTCTACATCGCCGGGGATACCATCTGGACCGATGAGGTTCGCGCCGTGATCGGCACGCATCACCCGGACGTCATCGTCACGAACTCCGGCGGGGCGCAGTTTCAGGGCACGCTGATCATCATGGACACCGAGCAGACGCTGGCGGTGGCGGCCGCCGCCCCTCAGGCCACCGTGATTGCAGTTCACCTGGAGGCATATGACCACATGACGGTGACGCGCGATGCGCTGCGCGCCGCCGCGGGTCAGGCGGGCCTGGACGGCCAGCTGCTGGTGCCCGACGACGGGGCGGTCATCGACCTCCACTGA
- a CDS encoding NADPH-dependent FMN reductase, with protein sequence MPNPKIAIIISSTRATRFADKPTQWFHTIARQRTDLDFEIVDLRDFPLPFFDEVASNAWAPTQNPVGVRWQQKLAEFDGYVFITAEYNHGPTGVLKNALDYAYPEWNKKPAAFVGYGSVGAARAIEQLRQIAVELQMAPIRTGVHIQGADFFGAWQQGAALEDMAHLQPGVQAMLEELAWWTRALKTAREATAAGA encoded by the coding sequence ATGCCGAACCCGAAAATCGCCATCATCATCAGCAGTACCCGCGCCACCCGCTTCGCCGACAAGCCCACGCAGTGGTTCCACACCATCGCCCGGCAGCGCACCGACCTCGACTTCGAGATCGTCGACCTGCGCGACTTCCCCCTGCCCTTCTTCGACGAAGTTGCCTCCAACGCCTGGGCGCCCACCCAGAACCCCGTCGGCGTGCGCTGGCAGCAGAAACTCGCCGAGTTCGACGGCTACGTCTTCATCACCGCCGAGTACAACCACGGGCCCACCGGTGTGCTGAAAAACGCCCTGGACTACGCCTACCCCGAGTGGAACAAGAAGCCTGCCGCGTTCGTCGGGTACGGGTCCGTGGGCGCGGCGCGCGCCATTGAGCAGCTGCGCCAGATCGCCGTGGAACTCCAGATGGCCCCCATCCGCACAGGGGTGCACATCCAGGGCGCCGACTTCTTCGGCGCCTGGCAGCAGGGCGCGGCGCTCGAAGACATGGCGCACCTCCAGCCGGGCGTGCAGGCGATGCTGGAAGAACTTGCCTGGTGGACCAGAGCCCTCAAGACCGCCCGCGAAGCCACCGCCGCCGGTGCCTGA
- a CDS encoding MarR family winged helix-turn-helix transcriptional regulator yields MTPLRDEIQQRRPFRSLEEEAALNLFRTVSVIEEVMSDFLREHGLTPSQYNILRILRGAGDAGLGRNEIGERMLKRAPDMTRLLDRMEAAGLVLRQRSTTDRRCVPTLLTEKGRALVDALDKPNAALQDAQFAHLSHGQLLTLIETLTQIRERLTAR; encoded by the coding sequence ATGACGCCCCTCCGTGACGAGATCCAGCAGCGCCGCCCCTTCCGAAGTCTTGAGGAAGAGGCGGCGCTGAACCTTTTTCGCACGGTCAGCGTCATCGAGGAGGTCATGAGCGACTTCCTGCGCGAGCATGGACTGACGCCCAGCCAATACAACATTCTGCGGATCCTGAGGGGCGCCGGCGACGCCGGCCTGGGCCGCAACGAAATCGGGGAGCGCATGCTCAAACGCGCCCCAGACATGACACGCCTGCTTGACCGGATGGAAGCGGCGGGACTCGTGCTCCGCCAGCGCAGCACCACGGACCGCCGCTGCGTACCGACCCTCCTCACCGAGAAGGGCCGGGCCCTCGTCGACGCGCTCGACAAGCCCAACGCGGCCCTGCAGGATGCGCAGTTCGCGCACCTCAGCCACGGCCAGCTGCTCACCCTCATCGAGACCCTCACCCAGATCCGGGAGCGGCTGACTGCCAGGTAA
- a CDS encoding transposase: MAIKGHEADIQDRTGTILLLRDLPNVFPCIGHLLADAGDIGKLASDLGTHLGWTMEIVNHPWPGWQGTWAPIDAPPRVVEVPKGFVVLKRRWVVERSCAWLGKSGRMAKDDEALVETAENLVYEVMIRLMVRRLAKR; the protein is encoded by the coding sequence ATGGCGATCAAGGGGCATGAGGCGGATATCCAGGATCGCACCGGTACGATCCTCCTGTTGCGCGATCTGCCAAACGTTTTTCCGTGCATAGGGCACCTCTTGGCGGACGCGGGCGACATCGGAAAGCTCGCTTCAGACCTGGGGACGCACCTGGGCTGGACGATGGAGATCGTCAACCATCCCTGGCCTGGTTGGCAGGGGACCTGGGCACCAATAGACGCACCGCCACGCGTGGTGGAGGTGCCCAAAGGATTTGTGGTGCTGAAGCGCCGCTGGGTGGTGGAGCGTTCCTGCGCGTGGTTGGGCAAATCCGGGCGGATGGCGAAGGACGATGAAGCGCTGGTCGAGACCGCCGAGAACCTGGTATACGAGGTCATGATCCGCCTCATGGTGCGTCGCCTGGCAAAACGCTGA
- a CDS encoding IS630 family transposase: protein MPLDRHDQAQGVDEQVTLAVTDVATLVYLDEVGFSLKGVRRRTWATKSVTPLVMLRANWEKLSTIGAITSDGRFFQHTTSGAIRGADVIRFFPHLLRHVQGEIVVVLDNAGIHRVKATQAFVDLHKRLSLVFLPPYAPELNPIEILWAYVKRTVLGNFCARSVSVLKAKLVAAWQRVRYCM, encoded by the coding sequence ATGCCCCTTGATCGCCATGACCAGGCACAGGGTGTCGACGAGCAGGTGACGCTTGCGGTCACTGACGTTGCCACTCTCGTCTATCTGGATGAAGTCGGCTTCTCCTTGAAAGGCGTGCGGAGACGGACATGGGCGACCAAGAGTGTCACGCCCTTGGTCATGCTGAGGGCGAACTGGGAGAAGCTTTCAACGATTGGGGCGATCACGTCGGACGGACGCTTCTTCCAACACACGACGTCCGGGGCGATTCGCGGTGCGGACGTCATCCGGTTCTTCCCGCATCTCCTGCGTCACGTTCAGGGGGAGATCGTGGTCGTGCTGGACAACGCGGGTATTCATCGTGTAAAGGCAACACAGGCGTTTGTCGACCTCCACAAACGCCTGTCCTTGGTGTTTCTGCCGCCCTATGCCCCTGAATTGAATCCCATTGAGATACTGTGGGCGTATGTGAAGCGCACTGTGCTGGGAAACTTCTGTGCCCGCTCAGTCTCGGTGCTCAAAGCGAAGCTTGTGGCTGCCTGGCAGCGGGTTCGGTACTGTATGTGA
- a CDS encoding FtsX-like permease family protein — MLKLFAQDFKQHALQWLWTLVVATVGGACLGALLTTASSLMSWAATQPKPSELMELAALVRGQVASYVSIAAAVVVASTANLTITAQSREYALWKILGVPAQHITRVILLQLMAVGVMGGILGAVLSPLGTRLYLHTWGSLGDFTTEFPITFERVTLPVVAALTAAFTVIGGFGAARRGGRLPEMQALRESEAPQVRVGLISKCFAGLLIWSGGVIWFLPLLDPNLPAADRIPPELLGGTFSLLLVTAALLLGPWTVRPLLFAWTALIPSRNLAWFAAREACRYRSGQSMATILPFAVAIALTGTIYGMSAAGPEVAVSGFQVIFAPIFVICAVGGVANIVLVGGQRLRDLALLRVLGGDDRTLAAVPVWEGAIYAATGILFGLVATGFTVGLTAVTAQQPIWKGFADLPWIELVGLSLGSLTLAIGAVAASVIPANRESAMDMLRQPT, encoded by the coding sequence ATGCTGAAGCTGTTCGCACAAGATTTCAAGCAACACGCGCTCCAATGGCTGTGGACTCTGGTCGTGGCCACAGTGGGTGGCGCCTGTCTGGGGGCTCTTCTCACCACAGCGAGCTCGCTGATGTCCTGGGCAGCCACGCAGCCTAAACCCAGCGAACTGATGGAGCTTGCTGCGCTGGTCAGGGGGCAAGTGGCCTCCTACGTGAGCATTGCCGCAGCGGTGGTGGTCGCCTCCACCGCCAATCTCACCATCACTGCGCAGTCCCGCGAGTACGCCCTCTGGAAGATCCTCGGCGTTCCTGCCCAGCACATCACCAGGGTCATCCTGCTCCAGCTCATGGCGGTGGGTGTGATGGGAGGCATCCTCGGCGCTGTGCTCAGCCCCCTGGGCACTCGCCTGTACCTGCACACCTGGGGCAGTCTGGGGGACTTTACCACCGAGTTCCCCATCACCTTCGAAAGGGTGACCCTGCCTGTCGTTGCGGCCCTCACAGCAGCGTTCACCGTCATAGGCGGGTTCGGTGCTGCCAGGCGTGGGGGACGGCTCCCCGAGATGCAGGCATTGAGAGAGAGCGAAGCGCCACAAGTGCGTGTCGGCCTGATCTCCAAATGCTTTGCGGGGCTGCTGATCTGGAGTGGTGGGGTAATCTGGTTTCTCCCGCTCCTTGATCCGAACCTGCCCGCGGCCGACCGGATCCCTCCTGAGCTCCTGGGCGGAACGTTCAGTCTTCTGTTGGTGACGGCGGCCTTGTTACTTGGCCCGTGGACAGTTCGTCCGTTGTTGTTTGCCTGGACGGCCCTGATCCCAAGCCGGAATCTGGCTTGGTTTGCTGCGCGGGAAGCGTGTCGGTACCGGTCCGGACAGAGTATGGCAACGATCCTGCCTTTCGCCGTCGCGATTGCGCTGACGGGCACCATCTACGGCATGTCCGCAGCTGGACCAGAGGTGGCGGTGAGCGGCTTTCAGGTGATCTTTGCGCCGATCTTTGTGATCTGCGCTGTGGGTGGCGTGGCCAACATTGTCTTGGTGGGTGGTCAGCGCCTCCGCGATCTGGCGCTCCTGCGGGTGCTCGGAGGGGATGACCGAACCCTGGCTGCCGTACCAGTCTGGGAAGGCGCCATCTATGCAGCGACGGGGATCCTTTTTGGTCTTGTGGCCACGGGATTCACGGTGGGATTGACTGCTGTGACGGCGCAACAGCCGATTTGGAAAGGGTTTGCTGATCTTCCTTGGATAGAACTGGTAGGACTTTCCTTGGGGTCTTTGACCCTTGCTATTGGAGCAGTCGCAGCTTCGGTGATCCCTGCAAATAGGGAGTCGGCCATGGACATGTTGCGCCAGCCTACTTGA